In one Pseudomonadota bacterium genomic region, the following are encoded:
- a CDS encoding cytochrome c-type biogenesis protein: MRALSLLLVFVASMAVAVEPGEVLDDPALEARAREISKGLRCPVCQNESIDESSAPVSGDLRLLVRERLLAGDSDSEVVDFVVDRYGEFVLLRPDTGGANLVLWLVGPAALILALGGVALAFRRPKATETPLTEAETRRLSELLGEEK; encoded by the coding sequence ATGAGGGCGCTCTCGCTCCTCCTCGTCTTCGTGGCCTCCATGGCCGTGGCGGTGGAGCCGGGCGAGGTGCTCGATGACCCAGCGCTCGAAGCGCGCGCGCGGGAGATCAGCAAGGGCCTGCGCTGCCCGGTCTGTCAGAACGAGAGCATCGACGAGTCGAGCGCGCCGGTCTCGGGCGATCTCCGGCTCCTCGTGCGCGAGCGGCTTCTCGCGGGGGATAGCGACAGCGAGGTCGTGGATTTCGTCGTGGACCGCTACGGCGAGTTCGTCCTGCTGCGCCCCGATACGGGCGGGGCGAACCTCGTGCTCTGGCTCGTGGGGCCCGCGGCGCTCATCCTCGCGCTAGGCGGCGTGGCGCTGGCCTTCCGCCGCCCGAAGGCCACCGAGACACCGCTCACCGAGGCGGAGACGCGACGTCTCTCCGAGCTTTTGGGCGAAGAGAAGTGA